In the Pectinatus sottacetonis genome, GCTTAATATAACTGGTGGGTCTAATTTGAGCTTATTTCAAGTAAATGAAGCTTCTGCGATAATTTCGGAAGCTGCACATGAAGATGCCAATATTATCTTTGGTGCAGCAATAGACGAGAATATGGAAGATAAAGTGCGGGTTACAGTTATTGCAACTGGATTTGATGATAGTACGGTCACAGTAGAAATGAACGGTAAAAAAATGGATGTAAATACAGTTACACATAAAATTGATGATTTTAAACTGGATAGAGACATTCCGGATATTCCCATTTGGATGAGGAAAAAATAGTAAACGGGAAAAAGCAATCGTTGCTTTCGCAATGGTTGCTTATTTTTTATAAGATGTTATACTTTAATATGAAGTAAGTTTCGTCAGAATTCAATAATTGTTTGTATGTGGTCTAAGGAGGCTGTTTATGCGGCGCTATGTACCGCTGATTTTTATTGTATGCAGTATTTTATTGATTTTGGTATCGATAAATACTTATTGGGTTTATCATACTGCAACTAATAACAATCAACAGATTACTACTATACCGAGAAGTAAAATAACAGTTTATTCTACATTACCTGCACCAATAGCAGCAGCTATTGCCGCTGATTACGAGAAATTTAACAGGGTAAAGGTAAATTTTGTTTTATTGTCAAGAAAAGCATTAATAGATAAAATTAAAAGCAAAGCAAAACCTTTGAATGGTCAGGCAGATATAATACTGGCAAGTGAAAACGTTTTAAAACAAGCAGTTCCGGAAAATATATTGTCAGCTGTTTCTTCAGAACAGGAAGACATAATAGCTGGTGAATTTAAGGATAAAAATAATTTGTGGACGGGTATATGGTATGATCCCATTATTTTTTGTGCAAATAGAGATTTTCTACAAGGAACATCTGATATTCCGCGGACATGGCAGGAGCTGGCAGCAAGCAAAAATGTCCGTATAGGAATAACTGATTTTTTGGCATCTGATACATCAGCAAATTTGTTTTATGCGCTTATTGATCATTATGGTGAGGATAAAGCTTTTTTTATTTTACGTGAATTACATCCACATATAGTTCAGTATGCGAAATATTTGTCCACACCGGTACGGATGGCAGGCATGGGTGAAGTAGATATATCTATTGCAGTGCAGAGTGAGGCAATAAAATATTTGAATAACGATTATCCACTGATAATAGTTTATCCAGAGGATGGTACATACAGACAGCTTACCGGTGCAGCTTTGTTGAGAAATGCACCTAATAGGACAGAGGCAAAGCGTTTTTTAAAATGGCTTTTAGGTGATGATGTGCAGATCTGCCTGCAGAAAAATGGCTTTTTTTTCATACCAACAAATTATTCAACGTTGACTTATAAAACATTTGCGGTAAAAAATCTTACCTTGTTTAGTGATAAACAGTCTTTAGATGATGAGCAGAAAGCTTTATTACTTGATAGATGGGTAAAAACTATACGTTTGCAGTAATGCGCGTAGTGCAATGTGTAAATATTAACTTACTTTAGTACATTTTATTTTGGAGGAACTAAATGCTGAAAGCAGGATTTGTAAGCTTGGGATGTTCTAAAAATCGTGTTGATACAGAGGTAATGCTGGGAATTTTAGCAGAAAATAAGATAGAGATCACAGCTGAGCCAGCCGATGCAGATATATTAATAGTGAATACCTGTAGTTTCATTGAATCGGCAAGAGAAGAATCGGTTACGACTATTTTAGATATGGCAGAATATAAGAATAAGGGTAACTGTCGTTCTTTGATCATAGCCGGGTGTCTGGGGCAACGCTATGGACAGACACTGCTTGATGAAATACCGGAAGCCGATGCTGTTGTGGGAACAGGAGCATGGGATAGGATAATTGAGGCTGTTAATACTACATTATCTGGTAAAAGAATAGTTATTACGGGAAAATCAGAAAATATATATCATCAGGATACGCCGCGTATTATAACTACACCCTCGTTCAGCACATATGTCAAGATAGCAGAAGGCTGTAATCATCGTTGTGCATTTTGTTCAATACCGCTTGTAAGAGGAAACTATCGCAGCCGCAGTATCGAGGATATAAAGGAAGAAGTAGCCCATTTAGTAAAAGATGGTGTAAAAGAAGTGAATCTGGTAGCGCAAGATACTACTAACTATGGTTCTGATTTATATGGAAAAGCTAGTCTGGCTAAATTACTGCGTGAACTTGTTAAAATAAAAGATTTATCATGGCTCAGGGTGCAATATACATATCCGCATTCTTTTAATGATGAACTGATAGATGTTATGGCTTCGGAAGAAAAGATCTGCAAGTATGCGGATATTCCCTTGCAGCATGCCCATAATGCTGTTTTAAAAAGTATGCGCCGCAGTGATACAACAGAATATATAGAAGATGTAATAGGCAAGATAAGGGATCGTATTCCAGGAGTATCATTACGTACAACATTTATTGTAGGGTTTCCGGGAGAAACTGATTCGCAATATCATACGCTGCGAAGTTTTGTTGAAAAATATAGATTTGATAAAGTGGGGGTTTTCACTTTTTCTAAAGAGGAAAATACACCTGCTTTTGATATGCCTAATCAGATACCGGAAAATATAATGCAGGAACGTTATCATGATCTTATGAGTGTTCAAAGTAAGATATCAGAAGAAATAAATAAAGAATTGGAAGATAAGGTAATGGATGTCCTTATTGAAGGGCGTGATACGGATCAGTCAGATGTTGCTTATGGCAGAAGCTATCGCGAAGCACCGGACGTGGACGGACAAATATATGTAGAAAATGATAAGGACAGTAAACCGGGTGATATTGTAAAAGTAAGGATACAGCAAGGGTTTGCATATGATCTAGTTGGTGAAAAATTGAAGGGAAAAGGTGAATAAAGTGCGCGTGGAGCTGATTACTACAGGCAGTGAACTTTTGCTGGGACAAATCGTTAATACTAACAGCGCCTATATGGCGTCAAAATTAAATGATGTTGGTTTTGACGTTATATATCAGACTACTGTGGGGGATAATCATGACCGCATGAAAGAAGTTATAGAAAATGCTTTAGCCAGAGTTGATATTGTGATTACGACTGGAGGATTGGGGCCTACTCAGGGTGATATAACAAAATATGTCAGTGCCGAAATTACCGGACATGAAATGGTTGACCATAAAGAAAGCCATATTCATATGGATGAACATTTTGCTGCACGAAACATAAAAATGACGCCTAATAATTTACGTCAGGTACTTGTTCCGGAAGGGGCTCATGTTCTTTTGAATCATAATGGAATAGCGCCGGGAATAGTGCAGGAATATAATGGTAAACTGCTTATAAATCTTCCTGGACCACCACGGGAAATGAAAGAAATGTTTGAAAATGAACTGAAACCGTTTTTACAAAAAAAAGTAGGTTTTAAACATGTAATTCATTCGAGGGTGTTAAATACTTTTGATATTGGAGAATCTCTGTTAGAAACTAAAATAAGTGATCTTATACTAAGGCAGAAAAATCCGACGCTGGCTCTTTTGGTTCGTAACAGTGGAGTAATTATAAGAATTACTGCTAAGGGAAATGATTTTTCCGAAACTGAAAAGTTAATAATACCTTTGGAAAAAGAGATATATTCTCGTGTTGGCAAGTATATTTATGCTAAAGATGATGAACCTATGGAAGATGTAGTAGGTCATTTATTGAAGAAGGAAAATTTAACAATATCATGTGCAGAATCTTGTACAGGAGGTCTTTTGACGAGCAGACTTACTGATATTGTGGGAAGTTCACAGTATGTTAAAGGCAGCATAATTTCTTATTCCAATGAGGTTAAAATGAAACAGTTGCATGTGCCAGAAACTATTTTGGCTGATAAAGGTGCTGTGAGCCTAGAAACAGCAAAGTTTATGGCTGACGGTGTTGCTAAAAGCTTAAATACAGATATAGGTGTCAGTATCACAGGGATCGCCGGTCCTAATGGAGGAAGTGTAGCTAAACCAGTGGGGCTTGTATATATTGCTGTATCGGGGAAAAAAGGAACATATGTTACTAAAAATTTGTTTTCAGGTAAGAGAAATGAAATTAAATATCGTTCTACCCAAAAAGCATTAAATATGGTACGATTATATCTAACAGATAGAATTACCATGTAAAATAATATGAATATTAATTTTATGTAAATAAAGCAGGAGGATTTATATTTGAAAAATGAAATGCAGGCATTTGGCAATCTTGAATTAAGCAAGAAAGTTGCTAATGCATTAAGGGATATGGGATTTGAAGAACCATCTCCTATTCAAAGTCAGACCATTCCATTAGTAATGGAAGGCAGGGACGTTTTAGGACAAGCACAGACAGGCACGGGTAAAACAGCTGCTTTCGGTATTCCAACTATAGAAAAGATAGATGAAGGCAACAAGTATATACAGGCACTTGTAATTGCGCCCACAAGAGAACTTGCTATTCAGGTAGCGGAAGAATTAAATAAAATCGGTAAATATAAAAAGATAAAAACACTGCCAATATATGGTGGTCAGATGATTGAACGTCAGATCAGGGCACTTAAAAATGGGATAAAAATTATAGTAGGTACACCGGGACGTTTACTAGATCATATTAAAAGAAAAACAATAAAACTAGATCATATTCAAACTCTTGTTTTGGATGAAGCAGATGAAATGCTTGATATGGGATTTGTTGATGATATAAAATCAATTATGTCTCATATACCTAAGGAAAACAGGCAAACATTGTTATTTTCGGCAACTATGCCTGCTCCTATTGAAAAATTAGCACAGGGGTATATGAAAAATCCTAAAAAAGTTTTGATAAGCCGGGAACATTTAACTGTTCCGCTTATTGATCAGATTTATTATGAAACACGTGATAAATTTGATGGATTATGCCGTGTTTTAGATGTTGAGGGAACGGGTAAATTTATTATTTTTTGTCGTACAAAAAAGGGTGTTGATGATTTAATTGCCTCACTCGATGCAAGAGGTTATATGGCAGGTGGGTTACATGGCGATATGAATCAGGCTCAACGACAGCGGGTAATGAAAAAATTCCGTGATGGTAAATTGGATATCCTCATAGCTACTGATGTGGCAGCACGAGGAATAGATATAGATGATATAACACATGTTATTAATTTTGATATACCACAGGATCATGAATCATATGTTCACCGTATTGGAAGAACTGGCCGTGCGGGGAGAAGCGGTATAGCAATAACTTTTATTGAACCACGTGAATATCGTCAGCTTCGCCTTATTGAAAAACTTATTAAGCATCGCATGATACGCGGGCAACTGCCAACATCAGCAGATGTATTAGAATTACAGAAAGAGTCTATTAAGGAAAAACTTGTTAAAATTTTGCAGGCTAATAATT is a window encoding:
- a CDS encoding competence/damage-inducible protein A, whose product is MNKVRVELITTGSELLLGQIVNTNSAYMASKLNDVGFDVIYQTTVGDNHDRMKEVIENALARVDIVITTGGLGPTQGDITKYVSAEITGHEMVDHKESHIHMDEHFAARNIKMTPNNLRQVLVPEGAHVLLNHNGIAPGIVQEYNGKLLINLPGPPREMKEMFENELKPFLQKKVGFKHVIHSRVLNTFDIGESLLETKISDLILRQKNPTLALLVRNSGVIIRITAKGNDFSETEKLIIPLEKEIYSRVGKYIYAKDDEPMEDVVGHLLKKENLTISCAESCTGGLLTSRLTDIVGSSQYVKGSIISYSNEVKMKQLHVPETILADKGAVSLETAKFMADGVAKSLNTDIGVSITGIAGPNGGSVAKPVGLVYIAVSGKKGTYVTKNLFSGKRNEIKYRSTQKALNMVRLYLTDRITM
- a CDS encoding DEAD/DEAH box helicase is translated as MQAFGNLELSKKVANALRDMGFEEPSPIQSQTIPLVMEGRDVLGQAQTGTGKTAAFGIPTIEKIDEGNKYIQALVIAPTRELAIQVAEELNKIGKYKKIKTLPIYGGQMIERQIRALKNGIKIIVGTPGRLLDHIKRKTIKLDHIQTLVLDEADEMLDMGFVDDIKSIMSHIPKENRQTLLFSATMPAPIEKLAQGYMKNPKKVLISREHLTVPLIDQIYYETRDKFDGLCRVLDVEGTGKFIIFCRTKKGVDDLIASLDARGYMAGGLHGDMNQAQRQRVMKKFRDGKLDILIATDVAARGIDIDDITHVINFDIPQDHESYVHRIGRTGRAGRSGIAITFIEPREYRQLRLIEKLIKHRMIRGQLPTSADVLELQKESIKEKLVKILQANNYADYHMIVSDLVADNYESLDIAAAAVKLSVEGLKNKDKSDDDNLEEKFNNSGGAPGMVRLFINIGRQQKIRPEDIVRFIATEADIPGNIIGVINIYDKFTFVEVPHSVAERVISVMHRNTLKGYKINVEPARSRN
- a CDS encoding ABC transporter substrate-binding protein, encoding MRRYVPLIFIVCSILLILVSINTYWVYHTATNNNQQITTIPRSKITVYSTLPAPIAAAIAADYEKFNRVKVNFVLLSRKALIDKIKSKAKPLNGQADIILASENVLKQAVPENILSAVSSEQEDIIAGEFKDKNNLWTGIWYDPIIFCANRDFLQGTSDIPRTWQELAASKNVRIGITDFLASDTSANLFYALIDHYGEDKAFFILRELHPHIVQYAKYLSTPVRMAGMGEVDISIAVQSEAIKYLNNDYPLIIVYPEDGTYRQLTGAALLRNAPNRTEAKRFLKWLLGDDVQICLQKNGFFFIPTNYSTLTYKTFAVKNLTLFSDKQSLDDEQKALLLDRWVKTIRLQ
- the rimO gene encoding 30S ribosomal protein S12 methylthiotransferase RimO, with translation MKAGFVSLGCSKNRVDTEVMLGILAENKIEITAEPADADILIVNTCSFIESAREESVTTILDMAEYKNKGNCRSLIIAGCLGQRYGQTLLDEIPEADAVVGTGAWDRIIEAVNTTLSGKRIVITGKSENIYHQDTPRIITTPSFSTYVKIAEGCNHRCAFCSIPLVRGNYRSRSIEDIKEEVAHLVKDGVKEVNLVAQDTTNYGSDLYGKASLAKLLRELVKIKDLSWLRVQYTYPHSFNDELIDVMASEEKICKYADIPLQHAHNAVLKSMRRSDTTEYIEDVIGKIRDRIPGVSLRTTFIVGFPGETDSQYHTLRSFVEKYRFDKVGVFTFSKEENTPAFDMPNQIPENIMQERYHDLMSVQSKISEEINKELEDKVMDVLIEGRDTDQSDVAYGRSYREAPDVDGQIYVENDKDSKPGDIVKVRIQQGFAYDLVGEKLKGKGE